A genome region from Ralstonia solanacearum K60 includes the following:
- the xerC gene encoding tyrosine recombinase XerC, with protein MPPSAPDDDRDAPAPPHPQIAAYLDVLKFERQLSPHTLENYTRELAVLQRLGARFAAGVDLTRLLPHHIRSMIAHLHGNGLSGRSIARALSVWRGWYKWLALREAAVTANPVDGVRAPKSPKRLPKALSVEQAVALMEQLPGDDPETVRDRAVNELFYSCGLRLSELVGLDLRHVKTGDYASASWLDLEAREVMVLGKGNKYRTVPVGSKAAEALAAWLAARPRLARPDAAPEDAHALFLSARGKRLTQRQIQIRMKRNAIAAGVPADVHPHVLRHSFATHMLQSSGDLRAVQELLGHASIASTQVYTSLDFQHLAKIYDQAHPRAKKK; from the coding sequence ATGCCGCCGTCTGCCCCCGACGATGACCGCGACGCCCCGGCGCCGCCCCATCCGCAGATCGCGGCCTACCTCGACGTCCTGAAGTTCGAGCGCCAGCTGTCACCGCACACGCTGGAGAACTACACCCGCGAGTTGGCCGTGCTGCAGCGGCTCGGCGCGCGCTTCGCGGCGGGCGTCGACCTGACGCGGCTGCTGCCGCATCACATCCGCAGCATGATCGCGCATCTGCACGGCAACGGCCTGTCGGGCCGCAGCATCGCGCGGGCGCTGTCGGTGTGGCGCGGCTGGTACAAGTGGCTGGCGCTGCGCGAGGCGGCCGTCACCGCCAACCCGGTCGACGGTGTGCGCGCACCCAAGAGCCCGAAGCGGCTGCCCAAGGCACTCTCCGTCGAACAGGCCGTCGCGCTGATGGAGCAGTTGCCCGGCGACGATCCCGAAACCGTCCGCGACCGCGCCGTCAACGAGCTGTTCTATTCGTGCGGGCTGCGGCTGTCGGAGCTGGTCGGGCTCGACCTGCGCCATGTGAAGACCGGCGACTACGCATCGGCCAGTTGGCTCGACCTGGAGGCGCGCGAGGTGATGGTGCTCGGCAAGGGCAACAAGTACCGGACGGTGCCGGTGGGCAGCAAGGCCGCCGAGGCGCTGGCCGCCTGGCTGGCGGCGCGCCCGCGACTGGCGCGCCCCGACGCCGCGCCGGAAGATGCCCACGCGCTGTTCCTGTCGGCGCGCGGCAAGCGGCTGACGCAGCGGCAGATCCAGATCCGGATGAAGCGCAACGCCATCGCCGCGGGGGTGCCGGCGGACGTGCATCCGCACGTGCTGCGGCATTCGTTCGCCACGCACATGCTGCAATCCTCCGGCGACCTGCGCGCGGTGCAGGAGCTGCTCGGACACGCCAGCATCGCCAGCACGCAGGTTTATACTTCGCTCGATTTCCAGCACCTGGCCAAGATCTACGATCAGGCCCATCCGCGCGCAAAGAAGAAATGA
- a CDS encoding DUF484 family protein yields the protein MSTMNAQDVANYLQAHPAFFEDHAELLAAIQLTSPHSHRAVSLQERQMEILRDKNKHLELKLSDLVRHGNENDRTQQRIHAWTARLVGEADSHALPYTVQDGLREIFEVPAVALRVWQVAEEFAHMEVAQGVSEEVRLFAAGLRAPYCGPNAGFEAAGWLELPGAVGSVADAIQSVAIVTLRVPVRGDADTSAAPAFGLLVLGSPDARRFHDGMGTTYLTQIGELAAATLNRLRD from the coding sequence ATGAGCACCATGAACGCACAAGACGTCGCCAACTACCTGCAGGCGCACCCGGCCTTCTTTGAAGACCACGCCGAGCTGCTGGCCGCCATCCAGCTGACCAGCCCGCACAGCCACCGCGCGGTGTCGCTGCAGGAGCGCCAGATGGAGATCCTGCGCGACAAGAACAAGCACCTGGAGCTCAAGCTGTCGGACCTGGTGCGCCACGGCAACGAGAACGACCGCACGCAGCAGCGTATCCACGCATGGACCGCGCGCCTGGTCGGCGAGGCCGACTCGCATGCGCTGCCCTACACGGTGCAGGACGGGCTGCGCGAGATCTTCGAGGTGCCGGCCGTGGCGCTGCGCGTGTGGCAGGTAGCCGAGGAATTCGCGCACATGGAAGTGGCGCAGGGCGTGAGCGAGGAAGTGCGCCTGTTCGCCGCCGGCCTGCGCGCGCCTTACTGCGGCCCCAACGCCGGTTTCGAAGCGGCCGGCTGGCTGGAGCTGCCGGGGGCGGTCGGCAGCGTGGCCGACGCCATCCAGTCGGTTGCCATCGTCACGCTGCGCGTGCCGGTGCGCGGCGATGCGGACACCAGCGCCGCGCCGGCTTTCGGCCTGCTGGTGCTGGGCTCGCCGGATGCGCGCCGCTTCCACGATGGCATGGGCACCACGTACCTCACGCAGATCGGCGAACTGGCCGCCGCCACGCTGAACCGCCTGCGCGACTGA
- the gatC gene encoding Asp-tRNA(Asn)/Glu-tRNA(Gln) amidotransferase subunit GatC, producing MALELSDVKRIAHLARIEVSDAEAAQTLTQLNQFFTLVEQMQAVDTAGIEPMAHPIEQVQAQAQRLREDAVTESDRRADYQQCAPATEAGLYLVPKVIE from the coding sequence ATGGCACTCGAACTCTCCGACGTCAAACGCATCGCCCACCTTGCCCGCATCGAAGTCTCCGATGCCGAGGCGGCGCAGACCCTGACCCAGCTGAACCAGTTCTTCACGCTGGTCGAACAGATGCAGGCCGTCGACACCGCCGGCATCGAGCCGATGGCCCACCCGATCGAGCAGGTGCAGGCCCAGGCGCAGCGCCTGCGCGAAGACGCCGTGACCGAGTCCGACCGCCGCGCCGACTACCAGCAGTGCGCACCGGCCACCGAGGCCGGCCTGTACCTGGTGCCCAAAGTCATCGAGTAA
- a CDS encoding dienelactone hydrolase family protein, giving the protein MRPQRAVMRPVRHASRALSRGLAAALLAASALACAQPMPDAGDAQPDLPTARAPSATELGVQTVQIPRAATKDAGDAPQTLTAYWIAPGRKGPAAGAPVVVALHGCGGLYTPAGADAHALGERYRGYAQWLAAHGYAVVLPDSFGPRGKPHGICTEPTAGRSITGTVRRADILATLRWVAAQPGLDARRIVLLGWSNGAQAVLDTVDASRAWPADTPAVERAVAFYPGCLAALQRPAYQLNAPLLLLAGANDDWTPADRCQALQTAILARQPQARFELELFSGAYHGFDGTAPRKQRQGIPNGVRHGAVTVGGDPAAREAAFTRLAAWLDNPHP; this is encoded by the coding sequence ATGCGCCCGCAACGCGCGGTGATGCGCCCGGTGCGTCACGCATCGCGTGCCCTGTCGCGCGGGCTGGCCGCTGCGCTGCTGGCGGCGAGCGCGCTGGCCTGCGCGCAGCCGATGCCCGATGCCGGCGATGCGCAGCCCGACCTGCCGACCGCCCGCGCACCGTCGGCGACGGAGCTGGGCGTGCAGACCGTGCAGATTCCGCGCGCAGCCACGAAGGATGCCGGCGACGCGCCGCAGACGCTGACCGCCTACTGGATCGCCCCGGGCCGCAAGGGGCCCGCTGCCGGTGCGCCGGTGGTGGTCGCGCTGCACGGCTGCGGCGGCCTGTACACGCCGGCCGGCGCGGATGCCCATGCGCTCGGCGAACGCTATCGCGGCTACGCGCAATGGCTCGCCGCCCACGGCTATGCGGTGGTGCTGCCCGATAGTTTCGGCCCGCGCGGCAAACCGCACGGCATCTGCACCGAGCCGACGGCCGGACGCAGCATCACCGGGACGGTGCGGCGCGCCGACATCCTGGCGACGCTGCGCTGGGTCGCCGCGCAACCCGGACTGGATGCGCGCCGCATCGTGCTGCTCGGCTGGTCCAACGGCGCGCAGGCGGTGCTGGACACCGTGGATGCCAGCCGCGCCTGGCCCGCCGACACGCCGGCCGTGGAGCGCGCGGTGGCGTTCTACCCCGGCTGCCTCGCCGCGCTGCAGCGTCCGGCCTACCAGCTGAACGCGCCGCTGCTGCTGTTGGCCGGCGCCAACGACGACTGGACGCCCGCCGACCGCTGCCAGGCCCTGCAGACCGCCATACTGGCCCGCCAGCCGCAGGCGCGCTTCGAACTGGAACTGTTCAGCGGCGCTTACCATGGCTTCGACGGCACGGCGCCGCGCAAGCAGCGTCAGGGCATCCCGAACGGCGTGCGTCACGGCGCCGTTACGGTCGGCGGCGATCCGGCGGCGCGCGAAGCGGCCTTCACGCGGCTGGCGGCGTGGCTGGATAATCCGCACCCTTGA
- a CDS encoding FAD-binding protein produces the protein MTLDVSRQDPRYNALKHGFNLRWPSTDAQAAGRIALCEKTDDVAPALQHIIDTGMRPTARSGGHCYEDFVCNNPDGAIVDLSLLNAPEVRADGAVRIPAGTQNWNGYLELYKRHNLTLPGGSCYSVGAGGHICGGGYGLLSRLQGLTVDWLSAVDIVTVDRQGRAAHGRCDARSGTLPRLPRRGRRQLRHHHRLHLRQAARGATRSRPRHRGLRLGRHDTRALRQAAAPLRRILGDARQEPRHVGHVLPAQADAQIRRADRDAHAVLQPGRHLPRPLRPQRFPGPLPGLRAGAAQGPAYPFWPQLYYGNGDLYAFLQRVKRRYDPNNIFHHAMSVRP, from the coding sequence ATGACGCTGGATGTGTCCCGCCAGGACCCTCGCTACAACGCGCTCAAGCACGGCTTCAACCTGCGCTGGCCGTCCACCGACGCGCAGGCCGCCGGCCGCATCGCCCTGTGCGAGAAGACCGACGACGTAGCCCCCGCGCTGCAGCACATCATCGACACGGGCATGCGGCCCACGGCGCGCAGCGGCGGCCATTGCTACGAAGACTTCGTCTGCAACAACCCCGACGGCGCCATCGTCGACCTCAGCCTGCTGAATGCACCCGAGGTCCGCGCCGACGGCGCCGTGCGCATCCCCGCCGGCACGCAGAACTGGAACGGCTATCTCGAGCTCTACAAGCGCCACAACCTGACGCTGCCGGGCGGCTCGTGCTATTCGGTGGGCGCGGGCGGGCACATCTGCGGCGGCGGCTACGGGCTGCTGTCGCGCCTGCAGGGCCTGACGGTGGACTGGCTGAGCGCGGTCGACATCGTCACCGTCGACAGGCAGGGCAGGGCCGCGCACGGTCGATGCGACGCGCGATCCGGAACGCTTCCGCGCCTGCCGCGGCGCGGGCGGCGGCAACTTCGGCATCATCACCGCCTACACCTTCGCCAGGCTGCCCGAGGCGCCACGCGAAGCCGCCCTCGCCACCGTGGCCTTCGACTGGGCCGCCATGACACCCGAGCGCTTCGCCAAGCTGCTGCGCCTCTACGGCGAATACTGGGAGACGCGCGGCAAGAACCCCGACACGTGGGGCATGTTCTCCCTGCTCAAGCTGACGCACAGATCCGCCGGGCAGATCGTGATGCTCACGCAGTTCTGCAACCCGGACGGCACCTGCCGCGACCTCTCCGTCCTCAACGATTTCCTGGCCCGCTTCCGGGCCTGCGCGCCGGTGCCGCTCAAGGGCCGGCCTATCCGTTCTGGCCGCAGCTCTATTACGGCAATGGCGATCTCTATGCGTTCCTGCAACGCGTCAAGCGCCGTTATGATCCGAACAACATCTTCCACCACGCGATGTCCGTGCGTCCGTGA
- the gatA gene encoding Asp-tRNA(Asn)/Glu-tRNA(Gln) amidotransferase subunit GatA, with the protein MTASTLKTLSAQLAAKDVSAVELARHYLSRIEARADLNAFIHVDAEATLAQAQAADARIAAGGAGPLAGIPIAHKDVFVTRGWRATAGSKMLDSYVSPFDATVVERLAAAGMVTLGKTNMDEFAMGSSNENSHFGPVKNPWNVGHVPGGSSGGSAAAVAADLAPAATGTDTGGSIRQPASFSGITGIKPTYGRVSRYGMIAFASSLDQGGPMARTAEDCALLLSAMAGFDARDSTSLEPGRGGDAEDFGRLLGQPLEGADAARPLAGLRIGLPQEYFGAGLADDVRAAVRAALAELEKLGATLVDISLPKTELSIPTYYVIAPAEASSNLSRFDGVRYGHRAAEYRDLADMYRKSRAEGFGWEVKRRILVGTYVLSHGYYDAYYLQAQKIRRIIAQDFRNAFQQCDVIMGPVAPTVAWKLGEKTDDPLQMYLADIFTLSTSLAGLPGMSVPAGFGANGLPVGLQIIGNYFEEARMLQIAHAFQQATDWHTRQPAA; encoded by the coding sequence ATGACCGCATCCACGCTCAAAACCCTGTCTGCCCAACTCGCCGCCAAAGACGTGTCGGCGGTGGAACTGGCGCGCCACTACCTGTCGCGCATCGAGGCACGGGCCGACCTGAACGCCTTCATCCATGTCGATGCCGAGGCCACACTGGCGCAGGCGCAGGCCGCCGACGCGCGCATTGCCGCCGGCGGCGCGGGGCCGCTCGCCGGCATCCCGATCGCGCACAAGGACGTGTTCGTCACGCGCGGCTGGCGCGCCACGGCGGGCTCGAAGATGCTCGACAGCTACGTCAGTCCATTCGACGCCACCGTGGTCGAGCGCCTGGCCGCCGCCGGCATGGTGACGCTGGGCAAGACCAACATGGACGAGTTCGCGATGGGCTCGTCCAACGAGAATTCGCACTTCGGCCCGGTCAAGAACCCGTGGAACGTCGGGCACGTGCCGGGCGGTTCGTCCGGCGGCTCGGCCGCGGCCGTGGCGGCCGACCTGGCGCCGGCCGCGACCGGCACCGACACCGGCGGCTCGATCCGCCAGCCGGCATCGTTCTCGGGCATCACCGGCATCAAGCCGACCTACGGCCGGGTGTCGCGCTACGGCATGATCGCCTTCGCCTCGTCGCTGGACCAGGGCGGCCCGATGGCACGCACGGCCGAGGACTGCGCGCTGCTGCTGTCGGCCATGGCCGGCTTCGACGCGCGCGATTCCACCAGCCTGGAGCCGGGCCGCGGCGGCGATGCGGAAGACTTCGGCCGCCTGCTGGGCCAGCCGCTGGAAGGCGCCGATGCCGCTCGTCCGCTGGCCGGCCTGCGCATCGGCCTGCCGCAGGAATATTTCGGCGCAGGGCTGGCGGATGACGTGCGTGCCGCCGTGCGCGCCGCGCTGGCCGAGCTCGAGAAGCTGGGCGCCACGCTGGTCGACATCAGCCTGCCCAAGACCGAACTGTCGATCCCGACCTATTACGTGATCGCCCCGGCCGAGGCGTCGTCCAACCTGTCGCGCTTCGATGGCGTGCGCTACGGCCACCGCGCGGCGGAGTACCGCGACCTGGCCGATATGTACCGCAAGTCCCGCGCCGAAGGCTTCGGCTGGGAGGTCAAGCGCCGCATCCTGGTCGGCACCTATGTGCTGTCGCACGGCTACTATGACGCGTACTACCTGCAGGCGCAGAAGATCCGCCGCATCATCGCGCAGGATTTCCGCAATGCGTTCCAGCAGTGCGATGTGATCATGGGACCGGTGGCGCCGACGGTGGCCTGGAAGCTGGGCGAGAAGACCGACGATCCGCTGCAGATGTACCTGGCCGACATCTTCACGCTGTCGACCAGCCTGGCCGGCCTGCCGGGCATGAGCGTGCCGGCCGGTTTCGGCGCAAACGGTCTCCCGGTTGGCTTGCAGATCATTGGCAACTATTTTGAAGAGGCACGCATGCTGCAGATCGCGCATGCGTTCCAGCAGGCGACCGACTGGCACACGCGCCAGCCGGCGGCCTGA
- a CDS encoding rod shape-determining protein, with product MFGFLRSYFSTDLAIDLGTANTLIYVRGKGIVLDEPSVVAIRQEGGPNAKKTIQAVGKEAKQMLGKVPGNIEAIRPMKDGVIADFTVTEQMLKQFIKMVHDGKLLGPSPRIIICVPCGSTQVERRAIRESALGAGASQVYLIEEPMAAAIGAGLPVSEPSGSMVVDIGGGTTEVGIISLGGMVYKGSVRVGGDKFDEAIVNYIRRNYGMLIGEQTAEAIKKEIGSAFPGSEVREMEVKGRNLSEGIPRAFTVSSNEILEALTDPLNQIVSSVKIALEQTPPELGADIAERGMMLTGGGALLRDLDRLLAEETGLPVLVAEDPLTCVVRGSGMALERMDKLGSIFSYE from the coding sequence ATGTTCGGCTTTCTGCGCAGCTATTTTTCCACTGATCTAGCGATCGATCTCGGCACCGCCAACACCCTGATCTACGTCCGCGGCAAGGGTATCGTCCTCGACGAGCCGTCCGTGGTCGCCATTCGCCAGGAAGGTGGCCCGAACGCCAAGAAGACCATCCAGGCGGTCGGCAAGGAAGCCAAGCAGATGCTGGGCAAGGTGCCGGGCAACATCGAGGCGATCCGCCCGATGAAGGACGGCGTGATCGCCGACTTCACCGTCACCGAGCAGATGCTCAAGCAGTTCATCAAGATGGTGCACGACGGCAAGCTGCTGGGCCCGTCGCCGCGCATCATCATCTGCGTGCCGTGCGGCTCGACCCAGGTGGAGCGCCGCGCCATCCGCGAATCGGCGCTGGGTGCCGGCGCCTCGCAGGTGTACCTGATCGAGGAGCCGATGGCGGCCGCGATCGGCGCCGGCCTGCCGGTGTCGGAGCCGTCGGGCTCGATGGTGGTGGACATCGGCGGCGGCACCACCGAGGTGGGCATCATCTCGCTGGGCGGCATGGTCTACAAGGGTTCGGTGCGCGTGGGCGGCGACAAGTTCGACGAGGCCATCGTCAACTACATCCGCCGCAACTACGGCATGCTGATCGGCGAGCAGACCGCCGAGGCCATCAAGAAGGAAATCGGCTCCGCTTTCCCGGGTTCGGAAGTGCGCGAGATGGAGGTCAAGGGCCGCAATCTGTCCGAGGGCATTCCGCGTGCCTTCACGGTGTCGTCCAACGAAATCCTGGAAGCGCTGACCGATCCGCTCAATCAGATCGTGTCGTCGGTCAAGATCGCGCTGGAGCAGACGCCGCCGGAGCTGGGCGCCGACATCGCCGAGCGCGGCATGATGCTGACCGGCGGCGGTGCGCTGCTGCGCGACCTGGATCGCCTGCTGGCCGAGGAAACCGGCCTGCCGGTGCTGGTGGCCGAAGACCCGCTGACCTGCGTGGTGCGTGGCTCCGGCATGGCGCTGGAGCGCATGGACAAGCTCGGCAGCATCTTCTCGTACGAGTGA
- a CDS encoding class I SAM-dependent rRNA methyltransferase, which produces MQTLTLKPGKERSLLRRHPWIFANAIDRAEGRPASGATVVVRAHDGRFLARAAFSPASQIRARVWSFDDAEPVDHAFFKRRIAAAVAYRREWVRDTDAVRLVMGEADGLPGLIVDQYGTGTAGQLVCQFSAAGVEHWKEAIVAALVKETGCPNVYERSDVSVREREGLPQLTGVLAGAEPPADLSATEHGVRYYVDVREGHKTGFYVDQRDNRALVGALAKDRDALNCFCYTGGFSLAALKGGARSVVSIDSSGEALAVAERNVALNGLDAARAEWLDADVFKSLRNFRAEGRQFDLIVLDPPKFAASAQQVDRAARAYKEINLVGLQLLRPGGLLFTYSCSGAIDADLFQKIVAGAAADARVTARIQRRLSAGLDHPLLASFPEGEYLKGLLLQVG; this is translated from the coding sequence ATGCAAACCCTGACTCTCAAGCCCGGCAAGGAGCGCTCGCTGCTGCGCCGGCACCCGTGGATTTTCGCCAATGCCATCGACCGCGCGGAAGGCCGCCCGGCCTCCGGCGCCACCGTGGTGGTGCGCGCGCACGACGGCCGCTTCCTGGCCCGCGCCGCGTTCAGCCCCGCCTCGCAGATCCGCGCGCGGGTGTGGTCCTTCGATGACGCCGAGCCGGTCGACCACGCGTTCTTCAAGCGCCGCATCGCCGCCGCCGTGGCGTACCGGCGCGAATGGGTGCGCGACACCGACGCCGTGCGCCTGGTCATGGGCGAGGCTGACGGCCTGCCCGGCCTGATCGTCGACCAGTACGGCACGGGCACCGCCGGCCAACTGGTATGCCAGTTCAGCGCGGCCGGCGTCGAGCACTGGAAGGAGGCGATCGTCGCCGCACTCGTCAAGGAGACCGGCTGCCCCAACGTGTACGAACGCTCGGACGTAAGCGTGCGCGAGCGCGAGGGCCTGCCGCAGTTGACCGGCGTGCTGGCCGGCGCCGAGCCGCCCGCCGACCTGTCCGCCACCGAGCACGGCGTGCGCTACTACGTGGACGTACGCGAAGGCCACAAGACCGGCTTCTACGTGGACCAGCGCGACAACCGCGCGCTGGTCGGCGCATTGGCCAAGGACCGCGACGCGCTCAACTGCTTCTGCTACACCGGCGGCTTCTCGCTGGCGGCACTGAAGGGCGGGGCGCGCTCGGTGGTCTCGATCGACTCGTCGGGCGAGGCGCTGGCGGTGGCCGAGCGCAACGTCGCGCTCAACGGCCTCGATGCCGCGCGCGCCGAGTGGCTGGATGCCGACGTCTTCAAGTCGCTGCGCAACTTCCGCGCCGAGGGCCGCCAGTTCGACCTGATCGTGCTGGACCCGCCCAAGTTCGCCGCCTCCGCGCAGCAGGTGGACCGCGCCGCGCGCGCCTACAAGGAGATCAACCTGGTCGGCCTGCAGTTGCTGCGGCCGGGCGGCCTGCTGTTCACGTATTCGTGCTCGGGTGCCATCGACGCCGACCTGTTCCAGAAGATCGTGGCCGGCGCGGCGGCCGATGCCCGCGTGACGGCGCGCATCCAGCGGCGACTCTCGGCCGGGCTGGACCACCCGCTGCTCGCCAGCTTCCCCGAAGGCGAATACCTCAAGGGCCTGCTGCTGCAGGTCGGCTGA
- the gatB gene encoding Asp-tRNA(Asn)/Glu-tRNA(Gln) amidotransferase subunit GatB: protein MQWEVVIGLETHAQLSTASKIFSGASTAFGAAPNTQAAPVDLALPGVLPVLNKGAVERAIRFGLAIGATIAPKSIFARKNYFYPDLPKGYQISQYEIPVVQGGTLTIQVEGKSGQPGYEKTVHLTRAHLEEDAGKSLHEDFAGMTGIDLNRAGTPLLEIVTEPDMRSAAEAVAYAKALHALVVWLGICDGNMQEGSFRCDANVSVRPGPDAPYGTRCEIKNLNSFRFLEEAINYEVRRQIELIEDGGTVVQETRLYDPDRKETRSMRSKEDAHDYRYFPDPDLLPLVIGADWVDAVRATLPELPAAMAVRFESAYGLPKYDASILTATKATAAYFEAVVAPAGAANAKAAANWIMGEVASNLNRAGLEIDAAPVSPAQLAKLLARIADGTISNNTAKKDVFPAMWAGEHGGDADTIIAEKGLKQMSDSGELEKIIDDVLAANAKSVEEFRAGKEKAFNALVGQAMKATRGKANPAQVNELLKKKLDAA from the coding sequence ATGCAATGGGAAGTGGTGATCGGCCTCGAAACGCACGCACAGCTTTCGACGGCCTCGAAGATTTTCTCCGGCGCCTCCACCGCCTTCGGCGCGGCGCCCAACACGCAGGCCGCGCCGGTTGACCTGGCGCTGCCAGGCGTGCTGCCGGTGCTGAACAAGGGTGCCGTCGAACGCGCCATCCGCTTCGGGCTGGCCATCGGCGCGACCATCGCACCCAAGAGCATCTTCGCGCGCAAGAATTATTTCTACCCGGACCTGCCCAAGGGCTACCAGATCAGCCAGTACGAGATTCCGGTGGTGCAGGGCGGCACGCTGACCATCCAGGTCGAAGGCAAGAGCGGCCAGCCGGGCTACGAGAAGACCGTGCACCTGACGCGCGCCCACCTCGAGGAAGACGCGGGCAAGTCGCTGCACGAAGACTTCGCCGGCATGACCGGCATCGACCTGAACCGCGCCGGCACGCCGCTGCTGGAGATCGTCACCGAGCCCGACATGCGCAGCGCGGCCGAAGCCGTGGCCTACGCCAAGGCGCTGCACGCGCTGGTGGTGTGGCTGGGCATCTGCGACGGCAACATGCAGGAAGGCAGCTTCCGCTGCGATGCCAACGTCTCGGTGCGCCCCGGCCCGGACGCGCCGTACGGCACACGCTGCGAGATCAAGAACCTGAACTCGTTCCGCTTCCTGGAAGAAGCCATCAACTACGAAGTGCGCCGCCAGATCGAGCTGATCGAGGACGGTGGCACCGTGGTGCAGGAAACCCGCCTGTACGACCCGGACCGCAAGGAAACGCGCTCGATGCGCAGCAAGGAAGACGCGCACGACTACCGCTACTTCCCCGACCCCGACCTGCTGCCGCTGGTGATCGGCGCCGACTGGGTGGACGCCGTGCGCGCCACGCTGCCGGAGCTGCCCGCCGCCATGGCCGTGCGCTTCGAATCGGCCTACGGCCTGCCGAAGTACGACGCCAGCATCCTGACCGCCACCAAGGCCACTGCCGCCTACTTCGAGGCCGTGGTCGCGCCCGCCGGGGCGGCCAATGCCAAGGCCGCCGCCAACTGGATCATGGGCGAGGTCGCCTCGAACCTGAACCGCGCCGGGCTGGAGATCGACGCCGCGCCGGTGTCGCCCGCGCAACTGGCCAAGCTGCTGGCGCGCATCGCCGACGGCACCATCTCCAACAACACTGCCAAGAAGGACGTGTTCCCCGCCATGTGGGCCGGCGAGCACGGTGGCGACGCCGATACGATCATCGCCGAGAAGGGCCTCAAGCAGATGTCTGATTCCGGCGAGCTGGAGAAGATCATCGACGATGTGCTGGCGGCCAACGCCAAGTCGGTCGAGGAATTCCGCGCCGGCAAGGAGAAGGCCTTCAACGCGCTGGTCGGCCAGGCGATGAAGGCCACGCGCGGCAAGGCCAATCCCGCGCAAGTGAACGAACTGCTGAAGAAGAAACTGGACGCAGCCTGA
- a CDS encoding lactonase family protein, whose translation MTRFNRLRRTLMQWTGSLPLLGALPLPKLAQAQGGDQPAASGAPPAGGTRAPRFAYVGTYTFDAPGGTAGGPPARGIYVLAPRGDAWSQVQVVESANPSFLAVHPNQRFLYAINEIDAYEGRATGTAEAYAIDPRDGRLTLLNRQPLSLSGTIPAHVAVSPDGHHLAVALYGGGAYNVLPIGADGRLGTVSGIFKDTGSGPDTERQEAPHAHMVLFDPTGQRILGTDLGTDRINVFALENGRLAPRDRAQLKPGSGPRHLALHPSGTLLYVINELDGTVACHGYDPATGRVLEERQRLSTTPADYTGQKSGAALVMHPSGRFLYASNRRLKSDHPLADSIAVFSIDPASGRLAAFQYWNESLRFPRALALADDGHHLYALSQKGDTILRLRIDGATGKLDQPAVVAKVPTPVCLVFAN comes from the coding sequence ATGACCCGTTTCAACCGCCTTCGCAGAACCCTCATGCAGTGGACCGGTAGCCTGCCCTTGCTGGGCGCATTGCCTCTTCCCAAGCTCGCCCAGGCGCAGGGCGGCGACCAGCCCGCCGCCTCGGGCGCGCCGCCAGCCGGCGGCACGCGGGCGCCGCGCTTCGCCTATGTCGGCACCTATACCTTCGACGCGCCCGGCGGCACGGCGGGCGGGCCGCCCGCGCGCGGCATCTACGTGCTGGCGCCGCGCGGCGATGCGTGGTCGCAGGTGCAGGTGGTGGAGAGCGCCAACCCGTCGTTCCTGGCGGTGCACCCGAATCAGCGCTTCCTGTACGCCATCAACGAGATCGATGCCTACGAAGGCCGCGCCACCGGCACCGCCGAGGCCTATGCCATCGACCCGCGCGACGGCCGGCTCACGCTGCTGAACCGGCAGCCGCTGTCGCTGTCGGGCACGATTCCCGCACACGTGGCGGTGTCGCCGGACGGACATCACCTGGCCGTGGCGCTGTACGGCGGCGGTGCGTACAACGTGTTGCCGATCGGCGCGGACGGCCGGCTCGGCACCGTGTCGGGCATCTTCAAGGACACCGGCTCCGGGCCCGACACCGAACGCCAGGAAGCGCCGCACGCCCACATGGTGCTGTTCGACCCGACCGGCCAGCGCATCCTGGGCACCGATCTCGGCACCGACCGCATCAACGTGTTCGCACTGGAGAACGGCCGGCTGGCGCCGCGCGACCGCGCCCAGCTCAAGCCCGGCAGCGGTCCGCGCCACCTGGCGCTGCATCCGTCCGGCACGCTGCTCTACGTCATCAACGAACTGGACGGCACCGTGGCCTGCCACGGCTACGATCCCGCCACGGGGCGGGTGCTGGAGGAGCGCCAGCGCCTCTCCACCACGCCAGCCGACTACACTGGCCAGAAAAGCGGCGCGGCGCTGGTGATGCATCCGTCGGGGCGCTTCCTGTATGCATCCAACCGGCGGCTGAAGTCCGACCACCCGCTGGCCGACAGCATCGCCGTGTTCAGCATCGATCCGGCTTCCGGCCGGCTCGCCGCGTTCCAGTACTGGAACGAGAGCCTGCGCTTCCCGCGCGCGCTGGCCCTGGCCGATGACGGCCACCACCTCTATGCGCTGAGCCAGAAGGGCGACACGATCCTGCGCCTGCGCATCGACGGCGCCACCGGCAAGCTGGATCAGCCGGCGGTGGTGGCGAAGGTGCCGACGCCGGTGTGCTTGGTGTTTGCGAACTAG